tgataccctgtttttttgtagtgtataTTGATCCAatcaaaattaagaaaaataaagaaaaaatttcaaaaatctgtaaaaattgaaaaaaaaaaaaagaatgctgAGCAAAGAGATTACGACTTTCTCTTTGTTTTAATTCTAATATATATAAAGATTAGACGTATTTTACGTAAAACCTCAACTTACACCTTTTTATAAGTATAATCTGATTTATAATTTGATAgtcaaaactcattttttttaattttgtaataattatagttaaatatttaaatatttataatttgttaCTTATTATATCTCATAATGGGTAACTTGTCTTTGTGCAGTGTTGACATGTggctttaactaaaattaatttaagtgttttgactataattacaataaactaAAAACATTGGCACGGAAAGCTAGCTAGCTATAATTTTTCTAATCTTGCAGCAACTAATTAATTATGTTCTACTAATATTTGGTTTACTTGTCAAAATTATAAGATTTTAATTTCAAGCTCTAGTgaaagaaattatatttaatgaatttaaagGTGAACATATATTGATTTTAACTATGAACttaaattaattgttttaacttggttttaatttggttttgattattttatacaaattaaaaaaacaaaccaTTTAGTAAAATTATTAGGCTTTATAATCagctttaatttattaatattgaaattgttatgagattttaaattctaACCCAATCAAAATCAATTATAAGGCAGACCCAAATTCCAAACCAGTTCAAATAACAAatagtataattataatttggtatataatgataaataaaaaatataattatttattataaaaattaattttgtttgcAACCCTTCATACCACGTTTACTTTGTAGTTTCTGTAATGCCTATTTAAGGAGAAATTTCTCCTATTTAAGACTTTTCCTttgagaaatatatatatatatatatatatatatatatatatatatatattactaaatTGCTAAGCCAAGAAGCAAGATTCcagaaaagaaattgaaaactTCATTCTCTCTGAAAAAAACCTCTAGAAAGAGGAGTATCTGGTCTTTTCTGTGGTTGTGAAAAGAAATATCGGCTCTTGTTTAATTAGGTTGAAAACAACATTTTCATTCCACAAGAACTTCATCGCATGAAATAAGAACGTTTCAATGTACAGTAGAGGATGTTAGAACGATAAGTTGGCTTTAATGcctgaaagaaaatatttttttcaggaATTAAttgctttttaaaaataattcaactTACAGTAAagtttaaataaatagaatttaaatattaaaaaatcttatataataaaatttagttaagGATTTATTCAATCAATTTACATTTAAATAgactaataatataaataaattaaaactttttaaataacaacaagttgtaattatttattttaaaaaattaatttaatgtatGATAAATTTcaatacaaataatttaaatgttaaaatatttttttaataatttgaatttaaatagaacattaatataattaaataattaaattaaaaatttttaaataacaattAAATTGTAACTAATAAAATGTAGTAGGGGTAATTTAGAAAGTCCAAATATTCTTCTCTCCctacttttttatatatagtatagatttttaattttttaaaaatttttaaaagaaattataaaacggcaggttttttttatttttattatatatatatatatatatatattaatttttttaaaaattttaaatcaagaaaatatatattattagaataaaattaaatatttttataataaatataataaaatatatttaatgttatattataaaatataaatttattatatttacatgtcaaaatttaaattttataaattctgTGTGAATTTTAGTAGAAAATAAACAGTATtttactaataatattttttaacttttaccatacaagaattaaataatattcaaataatttcttatataagtttatataattattttgatactcgttatttctataatataatattaaatatattatattactatttaatgttaatataaaaatattttagctgttatattatatattatagtaatatattttattatatatattaaaaaaatatttagttatattattaatatataaaaaaattaataatgaaaaaacatgttaattaaaagaaaaggaagaggcCCTATCAAAAAGATTgtcagtttttttttattttaattaaaaaaaacttttttttaattaaaaaataagatttactatttaattcttgaatattatcattattaacaaaacagtctctatatttttaaaaatttattaaacgtttttatgtttttactccGTTAACAAAACAATTCTTCCGTTCTCTTTTTCGTTAAAACATGGATAAagaatgtgaaaaaaaaattttaaaattcaatttggccctcaaataaaattttttatttagttattggatattgatattattaacaaatcagcctctatattttcagaaatctattaaaacgtccttatcttttctcatatctattaaaatctcgttatcatttttttccatcaacgaaatagtctctcTTCCTCATTctcctcaaaaaaaaaaaagaaaaataagaagatgatgataatgatgaaggagaagaagaagaaaaagaagaaagaagaaagaagacgaagaaaaagaagaaagaagacgaagaaaaagatgatgatgatgaagaaaaagaagaagaagaagaatcgtCTCCCTCTTCTCCTTTCCcccttaaaaaagaaaaataaaaaaaaaattgaagaaaaataaaaaaagaaccaaagaagaagaagttgagaaagaatcgatgaagaaaaagaatgaagtaatttgatattttgcttattttttatggtaaaaatagatgaaatgattatttcgttgacggagagaaaaaataaggacgttttaatagattttgaaaatatagagactgatttattaataatgataatatttaagaactaaattataaatgtttctaaaaaaaaaaggaggtgTGTAACTGATCTTTCTTACTGATCAAATCTATATTTCACAACTATTTTTAgatcaaatttaaaaagttaaatattttgtttacacaaaaaaaaaaattcccaaAATTTAGTACGAAAATTTCAAAGGAGAAAGGGAAAGTGTAAAACTCCAAAGGAACAGACAACATAGCATAATCATCATCACCACCAATTTATTTTATCACAGTTCACAAAGGCAAAGCGGTTGCATGCTTTGTAGTCTTGCAGCTAGTACATGTCTAAATTGGACAGCCTGGGTGTTGGTATAACAACCACAGGTTTCAGTACCTTTACAACAATCCCATACTTGTCAGATAGTTCTAGCTTCGTGTTATTTGGCAACTTCCACTCAAATGAGTGCAACAATGAAGCCAATTGATACATCAGCATCTTCTCTGCTAGTGGCAGCCCTGCGCAAATTCGTCTTCCTGATCCAAATGGAAAAAACTGGAAATTGTTGCCCGAGTAATCAAATTTGGTGGTACTGTCCTCGTTCAAAAACCTCTCGGGTCTAAATTCCAAAGGATTATCCCAAAGATTAGGATCCCTGTGAATAGCATAAACATTTAGAAAAATTGCACTGCCCTTGGGAATGGTGTATCCACCTATGCTGCATGATTGGCTTGGACGTCGGGGTACCAGAAGAGGAAGCGGTGGATGCAACCGAAGTGTTTCCTTCACTACAGCATCCAAGTAACTTAGTCTAGGCAAGTGGAATTCTTCCACACAGTTATTCAACCCCACAACTTCATCTAATTCTTGGTGGACCTTTTCCATCATTTCTTGATTGTGCATCAACTCTGCAAATACCCATTCTACCACTGTTGACGTTGTATCTGATCCGCCGACCACAACATCCTAATATGAAATAAGAACAATGTTGCGACGCGTCAGTGTAGGCACAATTTTAATGccacaaataattaaaattccgaacttataaattaaaatatataaaatatatctatttatttttctattttttataaatttttaagaagAAAAGGATAATTTTTTGTTGGAGAAGGgtacaaatattaatttaaattacaaaacctaaaaaaaatgaaggaaaatttttaaaagagagGTGCAAATTGCCCCAATATTTATATGTGGCTTCGCCACTGGAAGCGAGTAATAGTAAATAGggtgatttacaatttagttcttgggtattgccattattaacaaatcagtccctatatttttagaaacctattaaaacgtccttatgttttatttccgtcaacgaaatagtccttccgtcctattttccgttaaaattagataaaggaggagagagaaaatttttaaaatccaattttaccctcaaataaaaccatttatttagtccttgtatattgtaattattaacaagttagttcttacattttcaaaaaactattaaaatatttttattttttttcatatctattaaaacgtacttattatttttttccatcaatgaaatagtccctatattttctcacatctattaaaacatccttatcgtttatttaagtcaacgaaatagtccctcctcatcgtttctttctgtcaacgaaatcgttcctccctatatttttagaaatatattaaaacgtccttattgtttctttttgtcaacaaaatagtccctatattttctcagatctattaaaacatccttattgtttctttttatcaacaaaatagtccctatcttttctttcctcctcctcctcctcctcctcctcctcctcctccgaagaagaagaagaagaagaagaagaagaagaaggagaagaagaagaagaaggagagaaagaagaaaaagaagaaaaagaagaagaagaaggagaagaatgagaagaagaagaagaagataaagaagaaaaagaagaaaacgaagcaaaagaagaaaaaggagaagaagcagaagaagaaggagaaaaaaagaagaaaaagaagaagaaggagaaaaagcagaagaagaagaagcagaagaagaagaagaagcaaaaggaagaagaattgatgaagaagaaaggagaaggagaaaaataattgggggtaatttagtcttttactatatttttaacggcaaaaatagacagaaggactatttcgttgatggagagaaaacataaggacgttttaataggtttctaaaaatacagggactgacttgttaataatggcaatactcagggactaaattgtaaatctccctagTAAATAAGAAAAAGGCATACAGGAAACTTACAGTGAGCAAGCTCTTAATTTCATTCATGCTAAATGATGTTTCTGTATTCTCAtgctgctccttaagctccaaAAGGAGAATCAAGAAGTCCTTCCTTTGCTTATCCTTTTCTGCAGTAGTCCTGCCTTGGTTGGCTTCGACCAATTTTTGACCCCTCTCTATTATCGGATTGATAAAATTGTCGAAACTTTGCACGAACTTCCTTGCTTGCTTCTGCATGCCTTGCAAATCTAATGCTGCAAGCATTGGAAAGAAATCGGAAATATTTGGCTTTCCCAACAGCACCATGAGTCCGGccattaattttttgaattgtTTTCCATCATTATGGgtgtcatctccttcatgtaTGCTACCCCACAGCAtgtttgtcattgtgtttatgcTTACTAGAAATGCTAATTCTCCAATATCTACGGGCTTGCCTGTATTGTTATAAGTATTCCTAACTGTTTTCTTAACCTCTTGTTTTCTAAGAGAAGATAGGGTCTCAAGGTTTGAGTTGCTTAACATTTCACGTGCAAATATCTTGCGCATCTTTTTCCATGCAGGACCCAAGGAGGACCAGGCAATATCCAATACACCGTACGAGATGATCTGTGCGACGACGGGGGGATCACGGTTGCCGACTATCGCATCTTGGTCGCGCAGTACTTCTTTGGCTGCTGAGTTTGAGCTCACCACTACACATAATTTCTTCCCCAGCCAAAGCTTGTAGATTGGACCATAGACCCCAGCTAATTCTGTGAACTGCTTGTGAAGTTCAGTGTCAAGAAATGGAAGGTAACCAACTACTGGCAAGCCACGAGGACCCGGTGGCAACGGTGGAATCCTCTTCTTTGATTTCCTGAGATTCGAACAGAACcacaatattaaaattgcagACACTGATATGGTGAGCCAAAAATTCTCTCTTTCCTTGCTACAGGAAGAAGACCACAACCCAGAAAAGAAT
The Manihot esculenta cultivar AM560-2 chromosome 1, M.esculenta_v8, whole genome shotgun sequence genome window above contains:
- the LOC110620794 gene encoding flavonoid 3'-monooxygenase CYP75B137, which gives rise to MFEFFSGLWSSSCSKERENFWLTISVSAILILWFCSNLRKSKKRIPPLPPGPRGLPVVGYLPFLDTELHKQFTELAGVYGPIYKLWLGKKLCVVVSSNSAAKEVLRDQDAIVGNRDPPVVAQIISYGVLDIAWSSLGPAWKKMRKIFAREMLSNSNLETLSSLRKQEVKKTVRNTYNNTGKPVDIGELAFLVSINTMTNMLWGSIHEGDDTHNDGKQFKKLMAGLMVLLGKPNISDFFPMLAALDLQGMQKQARKFVQSFDNFINPIIERGQKLVEANQGRTTAEKDKQRKDFLILLLELKEQHENTETSFSMNEIKSLLTDVVVGGSDTTSTVVEWVFAELMHNQEMMEKVHQELDEVVGLNNCVEEFHLPRLSYLDAVVKETLRLHPPLPLLVPRRPSQSCSIGGYTIPKGSAIFLNVYAIHRDPNLWDNPLEFRPERFLNEDSTTKFDYSGNNFQFFPFGSGRRICAGLPLAEKMLMYQLASLLHSFEWKLPNNTKLELSDKYGIVVKVLKPVVVIPTPRLSNLDMY